In Lysobacter luteus, a single window of DNA contains:
- a CDS encoding MFS transporter, with the protein MKSNGLSFHHPVAFWAGCALLVAGVFSHMPMFMMGRHTHWQMVGMPMDGWMLAGMAMIPAGLLLAFYGLMPRLSQMRQALAGGDHLHFHVADGVPLNREHWKLVLVLVVALTVDVMKPATLGFVIPGMTDEYGISERSAGWLALVALVGTAIGSVVWGRMADLFGRRAAILLSALMFMGTAICGAMPAFEWNLAMCFLMGASAGGLLPITFTLMAETIPAAQRGWLLVALGGIGTSAGYLAAAGAATWLEPLLSWRALWLLGLPTGALIIALNRLIPESPRFLSNAGLEQQAREVLAKFSGTVGAQPDDDAHPGAPVIDERHPLATWRQLLRGRHAAISWGLAACGVGWGLVTFGFVLWLPVNLVQLGVDSRAASALLAQSALLALPGIGVVVWLYHRWSTIRSLVLFIALTVVSLLAFAAIEMAALRSAAATTAATVALLVSSGGVIAMLIPYAAEIYPVHLRGTGAGVIAASSKFGGILGAGLGVAGLFAHLSLSAILIAVPMAISAAMLLRSGIETRGHRLEDIQHALAGHSP; encoded by the coding sequence GTGAAATCCAACGGCCTGTCATTCCACCACCCCGTCGCCTTCTGGGCCGGGTGCGCACTGCTGGTGGCCGGCGTGTTCTCGCACATGCCGATGTTCATGATGGGCCGGCACACCCACTGGCAGATGGTGGGCATGCCGATGGACGGCTGGATGCTGGCCGGCATGGCAATGATCCCGGCCGGCCTGCTGCTGGCCTTCTACGGGCTGATGCCGCGACTGTCGCAGATGCGGCAGGCGCTGGCCGGCGGCGACCACCTGCACTTCCACGTGGCCGACGGCGTGCCGCTCAACCGCGAGCACTGGAAGCTGGTGCTGGTGCTGGTGGTCGCGCTGACGGTCGACGTGATGAAGCCGGCCACGCTCGGCTTCGTGATCCCGGGGATGACCGACGAGTACGGGATCAGCGAGCGCTCGGCCGGATGGCTGGCGCTGGTCGCGCTGGTCGGCACCGCGATCGGCTCGGTGGTCTGGGGGCGGATGGCCGACCTGTTCGGCCGCCGCGCCGCCATCCTGCTGTCGGCGCTGATGTTCATGGGTACCGCGATTTGCGGGGCGATGCCGGCATTCGAGTGGAACCTGGCGATGTGCTTCCTGATGGGGGCGTCGGCCGGTGGCCTGCTGCCGATCACCTTCACCCTGATGGCCGAGACCATCCCGGCGGCGCAGCGCGGCTGGCTGCTGGTCGCGCTGGGGGGCATCGGCACCTCGGCCGGCTACCTTGCGGCCGCGGGCGCTGCGACGTGGCTGGAGCCGCTGCTGAGCTGGCGGGCGCTGTGGCTGCTCGGCCTGCCGACCGGCGCATTGATCATCGCGCTCAACCGGCTGATCCCCGAATCACCCCGCTTCCTGTCCAACGCCGGGCTGGAGCAGCAGGCGCGCGAGGTGCTGGCGAAGTTTTCCGGCACGGTCGGGGCCCAGCCCGACGATGACGCCCACCCGGGCGCGCCGGTGATCGACGAGCGCCACCCGCTCGCCACCTGGCGCCAGTTGCTGCGCGGCCGCCACGCGGCGATCAGCTGGGGCCTGGCGGCCTGTGGGGTGGGCTGGGGACTGGTGACGTTCGGGTTCGTGCTGTGGCTGCCGGTCAACCTGGTCCAGCTGGGCGTCGATTCCCGGGCAGCCAGTGCGCTGCTGGCCCAGTCGGCGCTGCTGGCACTGCCGGGCATCGGCGTGGTGGTCTGGCTCTACCACCGTTGGAGCACGATCCGCTCGCTGGTGCTGTTCATCGCCTTGACCGTCGTGTCACTGCTCGCATTCGCCGCGATCGAAATGGCGGCGCTGCGCTCGGCCGCCGCGACCACCGCCGCCACCGTCGCCCTGCTGGTGAGCAGCGGCGGGGTGATCGCGATGCTGATTCCCTACGCGGCCGAGATCTATCCGGTGCACCTGCGCGGCACCGGCGCCGGCGTGATCGCGGCCAGCTCGAAGTTCGGCGGCATACTGGGCGCCGGGCTCGGGGTGGCCGGGCTGTTCGCCCACCTGTCGCTGTCGGCCATTTTGATCGCGGTACCGATGGCGATCTCGGCGGCGATGCTGCTGCGCAGCGGCATCGAAACCCGCGGCCACCGGCTGGAGGACATCCAGCACGCGTTGGCCGGGCACTCGCCCTGA
- a CDS encoding DUF3297 family protein, with amino-acid sequence MTDTPPDRLATDPRSPHHDAATLERGIGIRFNGVERHNVEEYCVSEGWVKLPVGKSLDRRGQPMTMKVKGTVEPYFLDTAGDSESPAE; translated from the coding sequence ATGACCGACACCCCGCCCGACCGCCTCGCCACCGATCCGCGCAGCCCGCATCACGACGCCGCCACCCTGGAACGCGGCATCGGCATCCGCTTCAACGGCGTGGAGCGCCATAACGTCGAGGAGTACTGCGTCAGCGAGGGATGGGTGAAGCTGCCCGTCGGCAAGTCGCTGGACCGCCGCGGCCAGCCGATGACGATGAAGGTCAAGGGCACCGTCGAACCCTATTTCCTCGATACGGCCGGCGACAGCGAAAGTCCCGCCGAGTGA
- a CDS encoding cold-shock protein, whose protein sequence is MSNRETGTVKWFNDAKGFGFISRENGEDVFVHFRAIQGQGFKSLQEGQKVSFTVTQGQKGLQADAVEAL, encoded by the coding sequence ATGTCGAACCGTGAAACCGGTACCGTCAAGTGGTTCAACGATGCCAAGGGCTTTGGCTTCATCTCCCGCGAGAATGGCGAGGACGTGTTCGTTCACTTCCGCGCCATCCAGGGTCAGGGCTTCAAGTCCCTGCAGGAAGGCCAGAAGGTCAGCTTCACCGTCACCCAGGGCCAGAAGGGCCTGCAGGCTGACGCCGTCGAAGCGCTGTAA
- a CDS encoding DsbA family oxidoreductase — MSTPVRIDFVSDVSCPWCAVGLKSLQQAIDRVGDAVDVELHFQPFELNPRMPPEGEDSDEHLALKYGASAEQLAQNREVLRQRGAALGFEFNRRSRVYNTFDAHRLLHWAGTLGRSQELALKQALLRAYFTDDLDVSSHEVLADAAATAGLDRDEALQVLGSDRHADDVRAREQLYQQRGISAVPSVIINDRHLIQGGQPVELFEQALRQIAAEGPANG; from the coding sequence ATGTCCACGCCGGTTCGCATCGACTTTGTCTCGGACGTCTCCTGCCCGTGGTGCGCAGTCGGGCTCAAGTCGCTGCAGCAGGCGATCGACCGCGTCGGTGATGCGGTGGACGTCGAGCTGCACTTCCAGCCATTCGAGCTCAACCCCCGGATGCCACCGGAAGGCGAGGACAGTGACGAGCACCTCGCCCTCAAGTACGGCGCAAGCGCGGAGCAACTCGCACAGAACCGCGAGGTGCTCCGGCAGCGGGGTGCCGCGCTGGGCTTCGAGTTCAACCGGCGTAGCCGCGTCTACAACACCTTCGACGCGCACCGGCTGCTGCACTGGGCAGGCACCCTCGGCCGGAGCCAGGAACTGGCGCTCAAGCAGGCGCTGCTGCGGGCGTATTTCACCGACGACCTGGACGTGTCTTCGCATGAGGTGTTGGCCGACGCGGCCGCCACCGCCGGGCTGGACCGTGACGAGGCATTGCAAGTGCTCGGTTCCGATCGCCACGCCGACGACGTGCGGGCGCGCGAGCAGCTCTATCAGCAGCGCGGGATCAGCGCGGTGCCGTCGGTGATCATCAACGACCGCCACCTGATCCAGGGCGGCCAGCCGGTGGAACTGTTCGAGCAGGCGCTGCGGCAGATCGCCGCCGAAGGGCCAGCGAACGGTTGA
- a CDS encoding DUF3247 family protein has translation MTRNAERVHTDPDAIAAIQRNIERLPNGAHVLLGLEDGSEVTGIVAARPIAQMFFGPDGREGMNAVVRIEQPALDHPESAGWRDLWVDRIREVRRLDPE, from the coding sequence ATGACCCGCAATGCCGAGCGCGTGCATACCGACCCGGACGCCATCGCCGCGATCCAGCGCAACATCGAGCGGCTGCCCAACGGCGCCCATGTCCTGCTGGGGCTGGAGGACGGCAGCGAGGTCACCGGCATCGTCGCCGCCCGGCCGATCGCGCAGATGTTCTTCGGCCCCGACGGGCGCGAAGGAATGAACGCGGTGGTGAGGATCGAGCAACCGGCGCTGGACCATCCCGAATCCGCCGGCTGGCGCGACCTGTGGGTCGACCGGATCCGCGAGGTGCGGCGGCTGGACCCGGAGTGA